From Mycolicibacterium nivoides, a single genomic window includes:
- a CDS encoding histidine phosphatase family protein, with protein sequence MQLLLVRHALPLRSEPGQGSDPDLSEEGIAQAERLPAALSRFPVSRLVSSPQRRAIQTAGPLAAELGLQVEVDERLAEYDRDMSHYVPIEEIAKENPEELARLVSGHLPSSVDENAFMTRINAAVEDLVAVGDHDGTVAVFSHGGVINVLLHQILGTERLLSFHVDYASVTRLLSSRSGKLAVASVNGTEHVWDLLPRNVRW encoded by the coding sequence GTGCAACTGCTTCTGGTCCGACATGCTTTACCGCTGCGCAGCGAGCCCGGTCAAGGGTCTGATCCCGACCTGTCCGAGGAAGGCATCGCGCAGGCGGAGCGCCTGCCCGCCGCCCTGTCCCGGTTCCCCGTCAGCCGGCTCGTCAGCAGCCCGCAGCGGCGAGCGATCCAGACCGCGGGACCGCTCGCCGCCGAGCTGGGACTGCAGGTCGAGGTCGACGAACGGCTCGCCGAGTACGACCGCGACATGTCGCACTACGTGCCGATCGAGGAGATCGCGAAGGAGAACCCCGAAGAGCTGGCCCGGCTGGTGAGCGGGCACCTGCCCAGCAGCGTGGACGAGAACGCCTTCATGACGCGCATCAATGCGGCTGTCGAGGACCTGGTGGCCGTCGGTGACCATGACGGCACCGTCGCGGTGTTCAGCCACGGCGGCGTGATCAACGTGCTGCTGCACCAGATCCTGGGCACCGAGCGGCTGCTGTCCTTCCACGTCGACTACGCCTCGGTCACCCGGCTGCTGTCGTCCCGCTCGGGCAAGCTGGCCGTCGCCTCGGTGAACGGCACCGAGCACGTATGGGACCTGCTGCCGCGAAACGTGCGGTGGTAA
- a CDS encoding SDR family NAD(P)-dependent oxidoreductase, with protein MGYADELFDLTDRVVLVTGGSRGLGREIALGAARCGADVVIASRNLDSCVAAAEEITAATGRAALPYEVHVGRWGQLDGLVDATYERFGKVDVLVNNAGMSPLYESLSSVTEKLFDSVFNLNLKGPFRLSALLGERMAADGGGAIINVSSSGSLRPDQYMLPYAAAKAGLNAMTEGLAKAFGPTVRVNTLMAGPFLTDVSKAWDMAGDPFGHLALGRAGNPPEIVGAALFLMSDASSFTTGSILRVDGGLP; from the coding sequence ATGGGATATGCCGACGAGTTGTTCGACCTCACCGACCGGGTGGTGCTGGTCACCGGCGGCAGCCGAGGGCTGGGCCGCGAGATCGCGCTCGGGGCGGCGCGGTGCGGTGCCGACGTGGTGATCGCCAGCCGCAACCTGGATTCCTGCGTGGCCGCGGCCGAGGAGATCACCGCGGCCACCGGTCGCGCCGCTCTGCCGTATGAGGTGCACGTGGGCCGGTGGGGTCAGCTCGACGGTCTGGTCGACGCGACCTACGAGCGGTTCGGGAAGGTCGATGTGCTGGTCAACAACGCCGGCATGTCACCGCTGTACGAATCGCTCAGCTCGGTCACCGAGAAACTGTTCGACTCTGTCTTCAACCTGAATCTCAAAGGGCCGTTCCGGCTTTCGGCCCTGCTCGGGGAGCGCATGGCTGCCGACGGCGGCGGCGCGATCATCAACGTCAGCTCGTCCGGATCGCTGCGCCCCGACCAGTACATGCTGCCCTACGCCGCGGCCAAGGCCGGGCTCAACGCCATGACCGAAGGCCTGGCCAAGGCGTTCGGGCCGACCGTGCGGGTCAACACCCTGATGGCCGGGCCGTTTCTCACCGATGTCAGCAAGGCCTGGGACATGGCCGGCGACCCGTTCGGCCACCTCGCCCTGGGACGGGCCGGCAATCCGCCCGAGATCGTCGGCGCCGCACTGTTTCTGATGTCGGACGCGTCGAGCTTCACCACCGGCTCCATCCTGCGGGTGGACGGCGGCCTGCCCTGA
- a CDS encoding GntR family transcriptional regulator, with the protein MAGPRSRHEHVAAELRQRITRGDYAIGQPLPTESALCTEFDVSRGPVRQALATLKNEGLIRVSRGKPAVVRSHDATQTLDTFTPFTQWAERVGRTAGNRTIEVARRRASETAIEALGLTADDFVVEVLRVRLLDGEPAMIERSTFIESVGSLLFEFDTDSGSMTDYLASRGVYFDSMEHVLDAVAAGPDDAANLGIAPGSPLLRERRVSRDQHGVVFECADDRYRPDVVTFSIVNARTKFSSAEQT; encoded by the coding sequence ATGGCGGGGCCCCGTTCGCGCCACGAGCACGTCGCCGCCGAACTGCGCCAGCGCATCACGCGTGGGGACTACGCCATCGGGCAGCCACTGCCCACCGAAAGTGCACTGTGCACGGAGTTCGACGTGTCCCGCGGGCCGGTACGCCAGGCCCTGGCCACGCTGAAGAACGAAGGCCTCATCCGGGTCTCGCGTGGCAAGCCCGCGGTGGTCCGCAGCCATGACGCCACGCAGACGCTGGACACGTTCACGCCGTTTACCCAGTGGGCCGAGCGCGTCGGCCGTACCGCGGGCAACCGCACCATCGAGGTGGCGCGTCGCCGCGCTTCCGAAACCGCCATCGAGGCATTGGGTTTGACGGCCGATGATTTCGTGGTCGAGGTACTGCGCGTACGCCTGCTCGACGGCGAACCGGCGATGATCGAGCGCAGCACGTTCATCGAATCCGTGGGTTCCCTGCTGTTCGAGTTCGACACCGACTCGGGCTCGATGACCGATTACCTCGCCAGCCGCGGCGTCTACTTCGACTCGATGGAGCACGTGCTCGACGCGGTCGCGGCCGGGCCGGACGACGCCGCGAATCTCGGTATCGCGCCGGGCAGCCCACTGTTGCGGGAGCGACGCGTTTCGCGCGATCAGCACGGCGTGGTGTTCGAGTGCGCTGATGACCGCTACCGGCCCGACGTGGTCACGTTCAGCATCGTCAACGCCCGCACCAAGTTTTCCTCCGCCGAGCAGACATGA
- a CDS encoding MFS transporter, whose protein sequence is MTQTAIPTTPSTIPRYKRWRVQIFAVTWIAYAGFYFTRQAFSVAKLGILEDPILSTHLTKSTLANLDAAYLAAYAAGQFVWGQVSDRFGPRVVILGGLAISAIATVFMGLLPALVFLLPLMIVQGLAQSTGWSPTLSNMAQFFSIGERGRVLGLWSTNYAFGGLVAAPILGWAAYDVFGSWRAAFFTGAAIVVGVFVLVLLFQRNRPQDVGLPPIEEYRASQDAREGVELDESPEAEAVAEPTPSWRESLKVVLSDSMVRTLGASYFLLKPARYAILLWGPVIVAERLADGDKFQAVTIPVAFGVAGVIAPILLGRISDRVFNARRVPACVISLAILVAVLALFGPLTTTGSAWVMVVVLGLVGLSVYGADAMISCVAAVDFGTSKHAGTAAGFINCCGSVGAILGGLLPGYLGTSALFYGFAGAALLSMLLLIPHWNRMPAAD, encoded by the coding sequence ATGACCCAAACCGCGATTCCCACCACGCCATCGACCATTCCGCGCTACAAGCGCTGGCGCGTCCAGATCTTCGCCGTCACCTGGATCGCCTATGCCGGTTTCTATTTCACCCGCCAGGCTTTCTCCGTCGCCAAGCTCGGCATCCTCGAAGACCCGATCCTGAGCACCCACCTGACCAAGAGCACCTTGGCCAACCTCGATGCGGCCTATCTCGCCGCCTATGCCGCGGGGCAATTCGTCTGGGGGCAGGTTTCCGACCGCTTCGGCCCGCGCGTGGTCATTCTCGGCGGGCTGGCGATATCGGCGATCGCCACCGTCTTCATGGGGTTGCTACCCGCGCTGGTGTTCCTGCTGCCGCTGATGATCGTGCAGGGCCTGGCCCAGTCCACCGGCTGGTCCCCGACGTTGAGCAACATGGCCCAGTTCTTCTCGATCGGAGAACGTGGTCGCGTCCTCGGATTGTGGAGCACCAACTACGCATTCGGCGGCCTGGTGGCCGCACCGATTCTGGGCTGGGCCGCCTACGACGTGTTCGGCTCGTGGCGGGCGGCGTTCTTCACCGGGGCCGCCATCGTGGTCGGGGTGTTCGTGCTGGTGCTGTTGTTCCAGCGCAACCGCCCGCAGGACGTCGGGTTGCCGCCGATCGAGGAGTACCGGGCATCGCAGGACGCCCGCGAAGGTGTCGAACTCGATGAGTCGCCCGAGGCCGAGGCGGTCGCCGAACCGACCCCGTCGTGGCGGGAATCGCTGAAGGTGGTGCTGAGTGACAGCATGGTGAGAACCCTTGGCGCGTCGTACTTCCTGCTCAAGCCGGCCCGCTACGCGATCCTGCTGTGGGGCCCGGTGATCGTCGCCGAACGGCTGGCGGACGGGGACAAGTTCCAGGCCGTGACGATCCCGGTGGCATTCGGCGTCGCAGGTGTGATCGCCCCGATCCTGCTCGGCCGGATCTCGGACCGGGTCTTCAACGCGCGACGGGTGCCGGCCTGTGTGATCAGCCTGGCGATCCTGGTTGCGGTGCTCGCATTGTTCGGTCCGCTCACTACGACCGGCAGTGCCTGGGTGATGGTGGTGGTGCTCGGTCTGGTCGGGCTGAGTGTGTACGGCGCCGACGCGATGATCTCCTGTGTCGCCGCGGTGGACTTCGGTACTTCCAAGCACGCCGGTACCGCGGCCGGCTTCATCAACTGCTGCGGTTCGGTCGGTGCGATCCTCGGCGGACTGCTGCCCGGCTATCTGGGCACGTCGGCGCTGTTCTACGGATTCGCCGGTGCCGCATTGCTGTCCATGTTGCTGCTCATCCCGCACTGGAACCGGATGCCTGCCGCGGACTGA
- a CDS encoding phosphonatase-like hydrolase, producing the protein MGTKATDPISLVVFDMAGTTVEDSGLVQQSFLAADNHAGLSKTDADREEMLRYVSDTMGQSKIVVFRHLAEGNEEQAQAANKEFERCYAQLVSEGNCSPIPGAEDVITSLRSSGIKTALTTGFARETQAAIIDALGWHNLADLVLCPSPGVRGRPYPDMALTALMQTETDSVRSMIVLGDSSSDVISGLRAGARASIGVLTGAHNRGQLSDAGATHILDSVADLPALVAALR; encoded by the coding sequence ATGGGCACCAAAGCAACTGATCCGATCAGCCTCGTCGTGTTCGACATGGCCGGAACCACCGTCGAGGACAGCGGGCTGGTCCAGCAGTCCTTCCTGGCCGCCGACAATCACGCGGGTCTGTCGAAGACCGACGCCGACCGCGAGGAGATGCTGCGCTACGTCTCCGACACCATGGGGCAGTCCAAGATCGTGGTCTTCCGGCACCTGGCCGAGGGCAATGAGGAGCAGGCGCAGGCCGCGAACAAGGAGTTCGAACGCTGCTACGCCCAGCTGGTCTCGGAGGGCAACTGCAGCCCCATCCCGGGCGCTGAAGATGTCATTACATCTTTGCGTTCCAGTGGCATCAAGACCGCGCTGACCACCGGATTCGCCCGGGAGACCCAGGCGGCCATCATCGACGCACTGGGCTGGCACAACCTCGCCGACCTGGTGTTGTGCCCGTCGCCGGGCGTGCGGGGCAGGCCCTATCCGGACATGGCGCTGACCGCGCTGATGCAGACCGAAACCGACTCGGTGCGTTCGATGATCGTGCTGGGCGACTCGTCCTCGGACGTCATCAGCGGGCTGCGCGCCGGCGCGCGGGCTTCGATCGGCGTGCTGACCGGAGCCCACAACCGGGGTCAGCTGTCCGACGCAGGCGCCACCCACATCCTCGACAGCGTCGCCGATCTCCCCGCTCTGGTGGCAGCCCTCCGATAG
- a CDS encoding TIGR03364 family FAD-dependent oxidoreductase has translation MGNHHSYDVVVVGAGIVGLAHAYHAHQRGLSVAVVDHADGVVGASVQNFGHACITAQSGVARDYARNGRQHWLDLSRKAGFWSAESGTFCVARHDDELAVMGEFAAMRGDDEVRLLSREQILEQIPVVSSGVAGGMYLPNDLQVDPRTAAPSIARWLAGEGVDFHWRTAASGFKPGVVHTSRGALRAGTTFVTVNYDVDRLFPALAERDGLLRCRLHMLRARLPLAFALPAPLFTGWSLLRYSGFEGLPSTDAVADRLRAEHPDYVAIDLHQMYTPQPDGSLLIGDTHYRDISAPPFQPEEGFAVLLEEARKLFGVNDIEVSERWQGVYTSAPGQEFLIEQPVEGTHVVTVTTGIGMTTSMGLAHASVGNALDRLVATV, from the coding sequence ATGGGAAATCACCACAGCTACGACGTCGTCGTGGTCGGCGCAGGCATCGTCGGCCTGGCGCACGCCTATCACGCGCATCAGCGGGGACTGAGCGTCGCCGTTGTCGATCACGCCGACGGTGTCGTCGGCGCGTCGGTCCAGAACTTCGGCCACGCCTGCATCACGGCGCAGTCCGGCGTCGCGCGGGACTACGCCCGCAATGGGCGTCAGCACTGGCTCGACCTGTCTCGCAAGGCTGGGTTCTGGTCGGCTGAGTCGGGGACCTTCTGCGTCGCCCGCCACGACGACGAACTCGCCGTGATGGGCGAGTTCGCCGCCATGCGCGGGGACGATGAGGTTCGGCTGCTGAGCCGTGAGCAGATCCTCGAGCAGATCCCCGTGGTGTCGTCCGGAGTCGCCGGCGGCATGTACCTGCCGAACGACCTGCAGGTCGATCCGCGCACTGCCGCTCCGTCGATCGCACGGTGGCTCGCCGGTGAAGGTGTCGACTTCCATTGGCGTACCGCGGCTTCCGGCTTCAAGCCGGGGGTGGTGCACACCTCGCGCGGAGCGCTGCGCGCGGGTACGACGTTCGTCACGGTCAACTACGACGTCGACCGACTCTTCCCGGCGCTGGCCGAGCGCGACGGTCTGCTGCGGTGCCGGCTGCACATGCTGCGGGCCCGGTTGCCGTTGGCCTTCGCCCTGCCCGCGCCGCTGTTCACCGGTTGGTCGCTGCTGAGGTATTCGGGATTCGAGGGGCTGCCGAGTACCGATGCGGTGGCCGACCGGTTGCGCGCCGAACACCCCGATTACGTCGCGATCGACCTGCACCAGATGTACACCCCGCAGCCCGACGGCTCACTGCTGATCGGCGACACCCACTACCGCGACATCTCCGCGCCGCCGTTCCAGCCCGAAGAGGGCTTCGCCGTCCTCCTCGAGGAGGCCCGGAAACTGTTCGGGGTCAATGACATCGAGGTCAGCGAACGCTGGCAGGGCGTGTACACCTCTGCTCCCGGTCAGGAATTCCTGATCGAACAGCCCGTCGAGGGCACCCACGTCGTCACCGTCACCACCGGAATCGGCATGACCACCAGCATGGGCCTCGCCCACGCCAGCGTCGGCAACGCGCTGGACCGACTCGTCGCCACCGTCTGA
- a CDS encoding alkyl/aryl-sulfatase, which translates to MEQKPPTAVIEAANRAHLTNLPFEDTRDFEDADRGFIAALEPCVVKAADGRVVWDNDAYDFLTGDAPPSVHPSLWRQSQLCAKQGLYEVVEGIYQVRGLDLSNISFIEGDTGVIVIDPLISTETAAAALALYRAHRGDRAVTAVIYTHSHADHFGGVLGVTNQADVDAGKVVVIAPEHFTEHAVQENVYAGTAMARRAGYMYGAALDRSPQGQVGCGLGQVGSTGEVALIVPTLDIRETGETHTIDGVEIEFQMAPGTEAPAEMHFYFPKLRALCMAENATHNLHNLLTLRGALVRDPHGWAGYLTEAIDTFSDRADVVFASHHWPTWGRERIVEFLSLQRDLYAYLHDQTLRQLNQGYTGVEIAETFQLPPALEKAWHAHGYYGSVSHNVKAVYQRYMGWFDGNPARLWPHPPEALGPRYVEAMGGADRVVELAGKAFEDGDFRWAATLLDHVIFTDENHARARELYADVLEQLAYGAENATWRNFFLSGATELRRGNFGTPTSSASPSLIGQLTPDQIFDTFAINVNGPRAWDLDLAIDVTFLDVAVNYRVTVRNGVLVYREADADEASAQATVKLANKLRLLAFAAGDATSPGLEVTGDAEALPSLLAALDRPDPNFDIVTP; encoded by the coding sequence ATGGAGCAGAAGCCACCCACCGCAGTCATCGAGGCAGCCAACCGCGCGCATCTGACGAACCTGCCGTTCGAGGACACCAGGGATTTCGAGGACGCTGACCGGGGCTTCATCGCCGCGCTCGAACCCTGTGTGGTGAAGGCCGCCGACGGAAGGGTGGTGTGGGACAACGACGCCTACGACTTCCTGACCGGCGATGCGCCCCCATCGGTGCATCCCAGCCTGTGGCGCCAGTCGCAACTGTGCGCCAAGCAGGGCCTCTACGAGGTGGTCGAGGGCATCTACCAGGTGCGTGGCCTGGACCTGTCGAACATCAGCTTCATCGAGGGCGATACCGGCGTCATCGTCATCGATCCGCTGATATCCACCGAGACCGCGGCCGCCGCGCTGGCGCTGTACCGGGCGCACCGGGGAGATCGTGCCGTCACCGCAGTCATTTACACCCACAGCCACGCCGACCATTTCGGCGGCGTGCTGGGGGTGACCAACCAGGCCGATGTCGACGCGGGCAAGGTCGTCGTCATCGCGCCGGAACACTTCACCGAGCATGCCGTGCAGGAGAACGTCTATGCCGGCACCGCGATGGCGCGCCGCGCCGGTTACATGTACGGCGCGGCGCTGGACCGTAGCCCGCAGGGTCAGGTCGGCTGCGGGTTGGGGCAGGTCGGCTCGACGGGCGAGGTGGCGCTGATCGTGCCGACCCTCGACATTCGCGAAACCGGGGAGACCCACACCATCGACGGTGTCGAGATCGAGTTCCAGATGGCGCCGGGCACCGAGGCGCCCGCCGAGATGCACTTCTACTTCCCGAAGCTCCGGGCGCTGTGCATGGCCGAGAACGCCACCCACAATCTGCACAACCTGCTGACCCTGCGCGGTGCGTTGGTACGTGATCCGCACGGTTGGGCGGGCTATCTGACCGAGGCCATCGACACCTTCTCCGACCGCGCCGACGTGGTGTTCGCCTCGCACCACTGGCCCACCTGGGGCCGCGAACGGATCGTCGAATTCCTTTCGCTGCAACGGGATCTGTATGCCTACCTGCATGACCAGACGTTGCGTCAGCTCAACCAGGGCTACACCGGGGTCGAGATCGCGGAGACCTTCCAGCTGCCGCCGGCCCTGGAGAAAGCCTGGCATGCCCACGGCTACTACGGTTCGGTGAGCCACAACGTCAAGGCGGTCTACCAGCGCTACATGGGCTGGTTCGACGGCAACCCGGCCCGGTTGTGGCCGCACCCGCCCGAGGCGCTCGGCCCCCGCTACGTCGAGGCCATGGGCGGTGCCGACCGGGTGGTCGAGCTGGCCGGGAAGGCCTTCGAAGACGGTGATTTCCGCTGGGCGGCAACACTTCTCGACCACGTCATCTTCACCGATGAAAACCACGCGCGAGCCCGCGAACTGTACGCCGACGTGCTTGAGCAGCTGGCCTACGGCGCGGAGAACGCCACGTGGCGCAATTTCTTCCTGAGCGGCGCCACCGAACTGCGGCGGGGGAACTTCGGAACCCCGACTTCTTCGGCATCGCCGTCGCTGATTGGACAGCTCACCCCCGACCAGATCTTCGACACCTTCGCGATCAACGTGAACGGGCCGCGGGCCTGGGATCTCGACCTGGCCATCGACGTGACGTTCCTCGATGTGGCGGTCAACTACCGGGTCACCGTGCGCAACGGGGTGCTGGTCTATCGCGAGGCCGATGCCGACGAGGCGAGTGCGCAGGCCACCGTGAAGCTCGCGAACAAGCTGCGGCTGCTGGCCTTCGCCGCGGGCGATGCGACCTCACCCGGCCTGGAGGTCACCGGCGACGCCGAGGCCCTGCCGTCGCTGTTGGCGGCGCTGGACCGGCCCGATCCGAACTTCGACATCGTCACGCCGTGA
- a CDS encoding NAD(P)-dependent oxidoreductase, with amino-acid sequence MTVTVSVLGLGPMGQALAGALVAAKHRTTVWNRTPAKADALRARGAVWADSPADAVAASDLILVNVVDQAAADAVLGAAGDAIAGRVVVGLSSDVPDSAHRTEELVTARGGRYLDGAIMTPTGTIGTPGASILFAGPRDLFDAHRAVFDVLATVSWVGAETGRAAAFDMALLDVFWTSVSGFVHALAMAGAHDIAPTELLPHAGNIAAILPPVFGEIAERVEADRHSDASASVSSVAASVRHLIAASASAGLDAGALEVFRGYVDAAVAAGHGADEISRIIPAAVTVPTP; translated from the coding sequence ATGACCGTGACGGTGAGCGTGCTCGGCCTCGGGCCGATGGGACAGGCCCTCGCCGGGGCGTTGGTGGCGGCGAAACATCGCACCACCGTCTGGAATCGGACACCTGCCAAAGCCGACGCGTTGCGTGCCCGCGGTGCGGTGTGGGCCGATTCGCCCGCCGACGCAGTGGCGGCCAGTGACCTCATCCTGGTCAACGTCGTCGATCAGGCGGCCGCGGACGCGGTGCTGGGCGCCGCGGGTGACGCGATCGCGGGCCGGGTGGTCGTGGGGTTGTCCTCAGACGTCCCCGATTCGGCGCACCGTACGGAGGAATTGGTGACCGCACGCGGCGGGCGCTACCTCGACGGGGCCATCATGACGCCGACCGGCACCATCGGAACCCCTGGTGCCAGTATTCTTTTCGCCGGGCCGCGCGATCTCTTCGACGCCCACCGGGCCGTGTTCGACGTGCTCGCGACGGTCAGCTGGGTCGGCGCGGAAACCGGCCGCGCCGCGGCTTTCGACATGGCGCTGCTCGATGTGTTCTGGACCTCGGTCAGTGGATTCGTGCACGCCCTCGCGATGGCCGGTGCGCATGACATCGCCCCCACCGAGCTGTTGCCGCATGCGGGCAACATCGCCGCGATCCTGCCACCCGTCTTCGGCGAGATCGCCGAACGCGTCGAAGCCGACCGTCACAGCGACGCCAGTGCCTCGGTGTCGTCGGTGGCCGCCTCGGTCCGGCATCTGATCGCGGCCTCGGCTTCGGCGGGTCTGGATGCCGGTGCCCTGGAGGTGTTCCGGGGTTACGTGGATGCCGCGGTTGCCGCCGGGCACGGCGCTGACGAGATCAGCCGGATCATTCCGGCAGCCGTGACCGTGCCGACACCCTGA